The following are encoded together in the Lagopus muta isolate bLagMut1 chromosome Z, bLagMut1 primary, whole genome shotgun sequence genome:
- the STARD4 gene encoding stAR-related lipid transfer protein 4, translating to MDLLPDPAPLATRLKNTLLRYHSIADSEWRFARKTKDAVVWRKPSEEFSGYLYKAQGVVEDVTNRIVDHIRPGPYRLDWDSLMTTMDIVEMFEENCCVMRYTTAGQLWNIIAPREFVDFSYTTSYEDGLLSCGISLNYGEVRPNFVRGFNHPCGWFCVPLKDCPSHSLLTGYIQTELRGMLPQSAVDTAMASTLANFYSDLKKALKS from the exons ATGGACCTGCTGCCGGACCCCGCGCCCCTGGCTACCAGGCTGAAGAACACTCTGCTCCGCTACCACAGCATCGCTGACAGCGAGTGGCGGTTCGCCAGGAAAACT aaagatgCAGTGGTGTGGCGTAAACCATCAGAAGAATTCAGCGGATACCT GTACAAAGCTCAAGGAGTGGTGGAAGATGTTACTAACAGAATAGTGGATCATATTCGTCCTGGACCTTACAGGCTTGACTGGGACAGCTTAATGACTACAATGGACATCGTGGAAATGTTTGAAGAG AACTGCTGTGTGATGCGCTACACCACTGCTGGACAGCTCTGGAACATCATAGCACCAAGGGAGTTTGTTGATTTTTCTTATACCACAAGCTATGAAGATGGGCTTCTATCATGTG GTATAAGCCTTAACTACGGAGAGGTGAGACCTAATTTTGTCCGTGGATTCAATCACCCGTGTGGCTGGTTCTGCGTCCCTCTTAAGGACTGTCCTAGCCACAGCCTTTTGACAGGCTATATTCAGACCGAACTGCGAGGGATGCTACCTCAGTCTGCAGTAGACACTGCCATGGCTAGTACCCTGGCCAATTTCTACTCTGACCTCAAAAAGGCACTGAAATCATAA